The following coding sequences are from one Lolium rigidum isolate FL_2022 chromosome 6, APGP_CSIRO_Lrig_0.1, whole genome shotgun sequence window:
- the LOC124662743 gene encoding transcription repressor MYB5-like, translating to MARRKPPAQSGAGSADGQTAPLKRGPWTAEEDELLSRFVEREGEGRWRTLPRRAGLLRCGKSCRLRWMNYLRPDIKRGPIADDEEDLILRLHRVLGNRWSLIAGRLPGRTDNEIKNYWNSHLSKKLISQGLDPRTHMPLPTAAAAGKTAAAGRSHAAASAPAAADKTVAAIEPPRPPPPPAVQPTSSAAGTGCDRRDSPADGGDDDFAFAATMSLDAHGFDGFEDQFIAEYGGAARGGRFDDVMVSPMVDDDTFTSFLDSLISDKQFNGYLAEGDAADHKDAKNDQGGAR from the exons ATGGCACGACGGAAGCCGCCGGCGCAGAGCGGAGCCGGGAGCGCGGACGGCCAGACGGCGCCGCTGAAGCGGGGGCCGtggacggcggaggaggacgagctGCTGTCGCGGTTCGTGGAGCGGGAGGGGGAGGGGCGGTGGCGCACGCTGCCGCGGCGCGCGGGGCTGCTGCGGTGCGGCAAGAGCTGCCGCCTCCGGTGGATGAACTACCTCAGGCCGGACATCAAGCGCGGCCccatcgccgacgacgaggaggacctcatcctccgcctccaccgcgtcCTCGGCAAccg GTGGTCGCTGatcgccgggaggctcccggggcgCACGGACAACGAGATCAAGAACTACTGGAACTCGCACCTCAGCAAGAAGCTCATCTCCCAGGGCCTCGACCCGCGGACGCACATGCCGCTGccgactgctgctgctgctggtaagACGGCAGCGGCTGGTCGCTCCCACGCTGCCGCGTCCGCTCCCGCTGCTGCTGACAAGACGGTAGCGGCGATCGAACCgccgcgacctccgcctccgccagcaGTGCAACCAACCTCGTCGGCAGCTGGAACCGGATGCGACCGACGTGACAGCCCAGCGGACGGAGGCGACGACGACTTCGCATTCGCAGCAACGATGAGCCTCGACGCCCACGGCTTCGACGGATTCGAGGACCAGTTCATTGCTGAGTACGGTGGTGCTGCTCGTGGGGGCCGCTTCGACGACGTCATGGTGTCTCCGATGGTGGACGACGACACGTTCACCTCGTTCCTCGATTCTTTGATCAGCGACAAGCAGTTCAACGGCTACCTCGCCGAGGGCGACGCAGCTGATCACAAGGATGCGAAGAACGATCAGGGTGGCGCACGCTAG